A single Acidobacteriota bacterium DNA region contains:
- a CDS encoding polynucleotide adenylyltransferase, with amino-acid sequence MNAAPPRGGAQPEHRDTWQLALEVARAARAEGGRALIVGGHVRDRLLGAESIEPDNLDLEVYGLTADRLGALLGRFGRVDTVGASFTVYKLGRLDVSLPRTESKTGRGHRGFTVTGDPTLPMEQAARRRDFTVNAIAWDPLDDEYLDPCHGRDDLERRCLRMVDPETFGDDSLRVLRAMQFAARLEFRVDEATRARCREIPLDDLPAERIWGEMEKLLLLARRPSIGFRLAREIGVVEHLFPELHALIDCPQEPEWHPEGDVWVHTLLVIDQARQRIDDLPRPQQLAIMLGAVCHDFGKPATTAFIDGRIRSRDHEAEGVPPAIAFLDRLNVHSFDGYDVRHQVLGLVAHHLKPGMWRTARDGVGDGAFRRLARKVDLELLARLAKADCLGRTGEFDCSAMDWFLERARALGVEHGPPAPILLGRHLLELGVPPGPELGRLLKQVYERQLEGEITTLAQATTAARELIRDPH; translated from the coding sequence GTGAATGCCGCACCGCCACGGGGTGGCGCGCAGCCTGAGCACCGCGACACGTGGCAACTCGCGCTCGAGGTCGCCCGCGCGGCGCGCGCAGAGGGTGGGCGCGCGCTGATCGTCGGCGGCCACGTCCGCGACCGCCTTCTCGGCGCCGAGAGCATCGAGCCGGACAACCTCGACCTCGAGGTGTACGGCCTCACGGCGGATCGCCTCGGCGCGCTGCTCGGTCGCTTCGGCCGCGTCGATACGGTCGGCGCGAGCTTCACCGTTTACAAGCTGGGCCGGCTCGACGTCTCGCTCCCACGGACGGAATCCAAGACCGGGAGAGGGCACCGGGGTTTCACGGTCACCGGCGATCCAACGCTGCCGATGGAGCAGGCGGCGCGTCGGCGCGACTTCACGGTGAACGCGATCGCCTGGGATCCGCTCGACGACGAATACCTCGACCCCTGCCATGGGCGCGACGATCTCGAACGGCGCTGCCTTCGAATGGTCGATCCGGAGACATTCGGCGACGACAGCCTGCGGGTTCTGCGCGCGATGCAGTTCGCGGCGCGGCTCGAGTTCCGCGTCGACGAGGCGACAAGGGCGCGTTGCCGGGAGATCCCGCTAGACGATCTACCGGCCGAACGGATCTGGGGCGAGATGGAGAAGCTGCTGCTCCTCGCCCGGCGGCCATCCATCGGCTTCCGCCTGGCGCGCGAGATCGGCGTCGTCGAACATCTCTTCCCGGAGCTGCATGCGCTGATCGACTGCCCGCAGGAGCCCGAATGGCACCCGGAGGGGGACGTCTGGGTCCACACCCTGCTGGTGATCGATCAGGCGCGGCAGCGAATCGACGACCTGCCCAGGCCGCAACAGCTCGCGATCATGCTGGGCGCGGTCTGCCACGACTTCGGGAAGCCGGCCACCACCGCGTTCATCGACGGGCGGATCCGCTCGCGCGACCACGAGGCGGAAGGCGTGCCGCCCGCCATTGCGTTTCTGGACCGGCTGAACGTCCACTCCTTCGACGGCTACGACGTCCGCCACCAGGTGCTGGGACTCGTCGCGCACCACCTGAAGCCTGGCATGTGGCGGACGGCAAGAGACGGCGTCGGCGACGGCGCCTTCCGCCGGCTCGCGCGCAAGGTGGATCTGGAGCTGCTCGCACGCCTCGCCAAGGCGGACTGTCTGGGACGGACCGGCGAATTCGACTGCTCCGCGATGGACTGGTTCCTCGAGCGGGCCCGCGCCCTCGGCGTGGAGCATGGCCCGCCGGCGCCCATCCTGCTGGGGCGCCACCTGCTGGAGCTGGGCGTACCGCCCGGTCCGGAGCTGGGCCGGCTCCTGAAGCAGGTCTACGAGCGGCAGCTCGAGGGCGAGATCACGACGCTCGCACAGGCAACGACGGCGGCGCGCGAACTGATCAGGGATCCGCACTGA
- a CDS encoding pyridoxal-phosphate dependent enzyme, with product MSNLVTVDAIRAAADRIAAVARRTPILDVSPAAGRPLHLKCENLQRTGAFKIRGGFNLISQLAEAGGIVSGVITYSSGNHAQAVACSARMLGLPAVVVMPTTAPAVKVEGTKAFGAEVMFEGTTSVERRRRAEVVARERNLTIIPPFDHPEIIAGQGTVGLEIVEDLPGVATVYVPIGGGGLASGVAAAVKALRPDARVIGVEPVGAAAMLRSVEAGGPVTLDRVASVADGLIPIRPGDLTYAHAAALIDRIVTVEDDAILDAVRWLAARAHLVVEPSGAATMAAILSGAGAGAGGEADGEGGATVAVLSGGNIAPDALARLLSADP from the coding sequence ATGAGCAACCTCGTCACAGTCGATGCAATCCGGGCGGCGGCGGACCGCATCGCGGCCGTCGCGCGGCGCACGCCCATCCTCGATGTCTCGCCGGCCGCGGGCCGCCCGCTGCACCTCAAGTGCGAGAACCTCCAGCGGACCGGGGCCTTCAAGATACGCGGCGGATTCAACCTGATTTCGCAGCTCGCCGAGGCGGGCGGGATCGTGTCGGGGGTCATCACGTATTCGTCCGGCAACCACGCCCAGGCGGTCGCCTGTTCGGCGCGGATGCTCGGTCTGCCGGCGGTGGTGGTGATGCCGACGACGGCGCCCGCGGTAAAGGTGGAAGGAACGAAAGCGTTCGGCGCCGAGGTGATGTTCGAAGGAACTACTTCGGTCGAACGCCGGCGTCGCGCCGAGGTGGTGGCGCGGGAGCGGAACCTGACGATCATCCCGCCGTTCGATCACCCGGAGATCATCGCGGGCCAGGGCACGGTCGGGTTGGAAATCGTCGAAGACCTGCCCGGCGTCGCGACGGTGTACGTGCCGATCGGCGGGGGCGGCCTCGCCTCCGGGGTCGCCGCGGCGGTAAAGGCGCTCCGTCCGGATGCGCGCGTCATCGGGGTCGAGCCGGTCGGTGCGGCGGCGATGCTCCGGTCGGTCGAAGCGGGCGGGCCGGTGACGCTCGACCGGGTTGCCAGCGTGGCCGACGGCCTGATCCCGATTCGTCCGGGTGATCTTACGTATGCGCACGCCGCGGCGCTGATCGACCGCATCGTGACGGTGGAAGACGACGCGATTCTCGACGCGGTCCGCTGGCTTGCCGCCCGGGCGCACCTGGTGGTGGAGCCGAGCGGCGCCGCCACCATGGCCGCGATCCTGTCCGGCGCTGGCGCCGGCGCCGGTGGGGAAGCGGACGGGGAGGGCGGCGCGACCGTGGCCGTGCTGAGCGGGGGCAACATCGCGCCGGACGCGCTCGCGCGCCTCCTCAGTGCGGATCCCTGA
- a CDS encoding porin family protein, translating to MLPARSFLVLLPVLLFAAPASAQPPEEPIDWYVVDVRGSLVPFPRNVELADARGLRPPDTPGTGRGFDIAAHVYPLRVWIVTFGIGASYHVSAASQAPGEFSPMPDGPPVRKEFSALSPQLSFNFGTRDGWSYLSGGIGRSRLSLYTEGSGAPEQPTANTLNYGGGVRWFTSDHLAFTIDARFYAISPIAEMGDRPRSPRMTQMTLNVGVSFR from the coding sequence ATGCTGCCGGCGCGTTCCTTTCTGGTCCTGCTGCCCGTCCTGCTGTTTGCCGCTCCGGCGTCGGCGCAGCCGCCGGAGGAGCCGATCGACTGGTACGTCGTCGACGTGCGCGGCTCGCTGGTTCCGTTCCCCCGCAACGTCGAGCTCGCCGATGCGCGCGGCCTCCGTCCGCCCGACACGCCGGGCACCGGACGCGGATTCGATATCGCGGCGCACGTCTACCCCCTGCGCGTCTGGATCGTCACCTTCGGCATCGGAGCCAGCTATCACGTCTCCGCGGCCAGCCAGGCGCCGGGAGAATTCTCGCCGATGCCGGACGGCCCGCCGGTCCGCAAGGAATTCTCGGCGCTTTCGCCGCAGCTCTCCTTCAACTTCGGCACCCGCGACGGCTGGAGCTACCTGAGCGGCGGCATCGGCCGCTCCCGCCTGTCGCTCTACACGGAGGGCTCCGGGGCACCGGAACAGCCCACCGCCAACACCCTCAACTACGGAGGCGGCGTCCGCTGGTTCACAAGCGATCATCTGGCCTTCACGATCGACGCCCGCTTCTACGCCATCAGCCCGATCGCCGAGATGGGTGACCGGCCGCGTTCGCCGCGCATGACCCAGATGACCCTCAACGTCGGCGTCTCGTTCCGCTGA
- a CDS encoding AMP-binding protein translates to MRRATLLDFFDDRIRSGRPFLVYDGGYRAHTWTYDDIRRAAGRFARRLERAGVTPGANILLWGENRAEWVVAFWGCLLSRAVAVPIDVRASPDLLERVARIVSARIVVAGRDLPVPPLDGAERWDLDGLLDADSPGGDGDGGGDDAAVALPRGVSGSDLAEIIFTSGATAEPKGVRITHANVLANIVPVEREILKYRRYGRPFFPLRFLNLLPLSHMFGQAMATFIPPTLEGVTVFMRGYNPADIVRQVRTRRVSVLVSVPKILEVLRDHVIHEMPETAAPLDRPESVGRRWWRYRRVHRMFGFKFWAFVVGAAPLDPEVEAFWSRLGFLVIQGYGLTETAPIVTLNHPFHARRGSVGTPIGGVDVKIAGDGEILVRGANVTAGYYNAPEATAEAFRDGWFHTGDIGAFDDEGRLTVRGRKKEMIVTPDGLNVFPDDVERALRAQANVRDAGVVGGGPPGGEHVHAVLVLEPNAGADAVVREANALLEDHQRIRSFSVWPNAALPRTEGTQKLKRAALKRWVEKDAGRSGGTDAESGPPAAGHTVEEVVAHFAHGRTVTGATTLEELGLSSIERIELMLALERRFATTVDETAFAALSTVDDLRTLVESDPAAGIGGRGAEAASDAGLTGTGPVAPAEEPPSSRSDGALIFPTWSQLAPVRLFRRLAQSFFLLPLGRCFAWTRVEGLDHLGRTEDPVLYAANHQSLMDGPVILAALPAARRRVATAAAREWFAPHFHPERFPPGERFRTSLAYFLGVLCFNIAPLPQRTAGAREAMRHLGTLLGRGSSVLIFPEGRRNVTGHIDPFQPGVGMLASRLQVPVVPVRIDGIDRVLPIGARWARPGRVRIAFGEPLRFDGNDYAAIARRIEQAVRDL, encoded by the coding sequence ATGCGACGGGCGACGCTCCTCGACTTCTTCGACGACCGGATCCGCTCCGGCCGGCCATTCCTCGTCTACGACGGCGGCTACCGCGCGCATACCTGGACATACGACGACATCCGGCGTGCCGCGGGGCGCTTCGCCCGAAGGCTAGAACGCGCGGGTGTCACGCCGGGAGCGAACATCCTCCTCTGGGGAGAGAACCGGGCCGAGTGGGTAGTCGCTTTCTGGGGCTGCCTGCTGTCGCGCGCCGTCGCCGTGCCCATCGACGTTCGCGCATCGCCCGACCTCCTGGAGCGGGTCGCCCGGATCGTCTCGGCGAGGATTGTCGTCGCCGGCCGCGACCTGCCGGTCCCGCCGCTCGACGGCGCTGAACGCTGGGACCTTGACGGCCTGCTCGATGCGGACTCGCCCGGTGGGGATGGCGACGGAGGCGGTGACGACGCGGCCGTCGCGCTTCCCCGCGGCGTCAGCGGCAGCGACCTCGCCGAGATCATCTTCACTTCGGGCGCGACGGCCGAGCCGAAGGGCGTACGCATCACGCACGCGAACGTGTTGGCGAATATCGTCCCCGTCGAACGCGAGATCCTGAAGTACCGCCGCTACGGCCGGCCGTTCTTCCCGCTCCGCTTCCTCAACCTGCTGCCCCTCAGCCACATGTTCGGTCAGGCGATGGCGACATTCATCCCGCCGACGCTCGAAGGGGTCACGGTCTTCATGCGCGGCTACAATCCGGCCGACATCGTCCGGCAAGTCCGCACGCGCCGAGTGTCCGTCCTGGTCTCGGTTCCGAAGATCCTGGAGGTGCTGCGCGACCACGTCATCCACGAGATGCCGGAAACGGCGGCGCCGCTCGACCGGCCGGAATCCGTGGGCCGGCGCTGGTGGCGTTATCGGCGGGTCCACCGGATGTTCGGCTTCAAGTTCTGGGCGTTCGTCGTCGGCGCGGCGCCGCTCGACCCGGAGGTGGAAGCGTTCTGGTCACGCCTCGGCTTTCTCGTCATCCAGGGTTACGGCCTGACCGAAACGGCGCCGATCGTCACGCTGAATCATCCGTTCCACGCGCGGCGCGGGTCGGTCGGAACGCCAATCGGCGGCGTCGACGTGAAGATTGCCGGCGACGGGGAGATCCTGGTGCGCGGCGCCAACGTCACCGCGGGCTACTACAACGCGCCCGAAGCGACAGCCGAGGCCTTCCGCGACGGCTGGTTCCACACCGGTGACATCGGCGCGTTCGACGACGAGGGACGCCTGACCGTGCGCGGCCGGAAAAAGGAAATGATCGTAACCCCCGATGGCCTGAACGTCTTTCCGGACGACGTGGAGCGCGCGCTGCGCGCGCAGGCGAACGTCCGTGACGCCGGCGTGGTCGGCGGCGGACCGCCGGGGGGCGAGCACGTCCACGCCGTGCTAGTGCTCGAGCCAAACGCCGGCGCCGATGCCGTCGTCCGCGAGGCGAACGCACTGCTCGAGGATCATCAGCGTATCCGTTCGTTCTCGGTGTGGCCGAACGCGGCGCTGCCGCGGACCGAGGGGACCCAGAAGCTGAAGCGCGCCGCGCTCAAGCGCTGGGTGGAAAAGGACGCCGGACGCTCTGGCGGCACGGACGCGGAGTCAGGACCACCGGCGGCGGGCCATACGGTCGAGGAGGTCGTCGCGCACTTCGCGCATGGCCGGACCGTGACCGGCGCGACGACGCTCGAGGAACTCGGGCTCAGCTCCATCGAGCGGATCGAACTGATGCTGGCCCTCGAACGGCGCTTCGCCACGACGGTGGACGAGACCGCGTTCGCGGCCCTGTCGACCGTCGACGACCTGCGCACGCTCGTGGAAAGCGATCCGGCCGCCGGGATCGGCGGGCGCGGCGCCGAGGCGGCTTCGGATGCTGGATTGACGGGAACCGGACCCGTTGCTCCGGCAGAGGAGCCACCGTCCTCGCGGAGCGACGGCGCGCTCATCTTCCCCACCTGGAGCCAGCTCGCACCGGTGCGTCTGTTCCGCCGTCTCGCGCAGTCGTTCTTTCTGCTCCCGCTCGGCCGCTGCTTCGCCTGGACGCGAGTCGAGGGGCTGGATCATCTCGGCCGGACGGAGGATCCGGTCCTATACGCCGCCAACCACCAGAGCCTGATGGACGGTCCGGTCATCCTGGCCGCCTTGCCCGCCGCGCGGCGCCGGGTTGCCACAGCTGCCGCCCGCGAGTGGTTCGCGCCACACTTTCACCCCGAGCGCTTCCCGCCGGGCGAGCGGTTTCGAACCAGCCTCGCGTATTTCCTCGGGGTGCTCTGCTTCAACATCGCGCCGCTACCGCAACGGACGGCGGGCGCTCGCGAGGCGATGCGTCACCTCGGCACGTTGCTCGGCCGCGGATCGTCGGTGCTCATCTTCCCGGAAGGACGCCGCAACGTGACGGGCCACATCGATCCGTTCCAACCCGGCGTCGGGATGCTTGCTTCCCGCCTGCAGGTGCCGGTAGTGCCGGTCCGGATTGACGGCATCGACCGCGTCCTGCCGATCGGCGCCCGTTGGGCGCGGCCCGGCCGTGTACGTATCGCCTTCGGCGAGCCGCTCCGTTTCGACGGGAACGACTACGCCGCCATCGCCCGCCGGATCGAACAAGCGGTCAGGGACCTCTAG
- the infA gene encoding translation initiation factor IF-1 encodes MAKDDLIDVQGTIVAVHSGGLYRVQCDSGHEVLAQLSGRMRRFRIKVVPGDRVTVGVSPYDPNRGIITFRAR; translated from the coding sequence GTGGCGAAAGACGACCTGATCGACGTACAGGGCACCATCGTCGCCGTGCATAGCGGCGGCCTGTACCGGGTGCAGTGCGACTCCGGCCACGAAGTGCTGGCCCAGCTCAGCGGCAGGATGCGCCGCTTCCGAATCAAGGTGGTTCCCGGTGACCGTGTCACGGTGGGGGTCTCGCCCTACGACCCGAACCGCGGCATCATCACGTTCCGCGCCCGCTAG
- a CDS encoding tetratricopeptide repeat protein — protein MSRTLQKPATPSEDELQRRFHSRRQIRERYPDLRERWIGHLEKWGLIRPAVRTDTDTYYAFRDLGVVKRVHEEIAAGGSFRRAVRLLLAEHDGQLSLDFDTVHGEAQPAKVIALPRRDTLAARPSAASGKHQSERAALAARFFLEGSELDEQPGDGQERARLAYQKALLLDPSLVPALVNLANIHYARDELVEAQALYERALNLDSDCFEAAFNLGNIHHDLGRYDDAVACYTDALRANDSYADAHFYLAVTLEKTGRSADAKPHWRIYQGLAPDGEWVDLAREFSE, from the coding sequence ATGTCGCGGACGTTGCAGAAACCGGCGACGCCGTCGGAAGACGAGTTGCAGCGCCGCTTCCACAGCCGGCGGCAGATTCGAGAGCGCTACCCCGATTTGCGGGAGCGGTGGATTGGCCACCTTGAGAAGTGGGGGCTCATCCGGCCCGCCGTCCGCACCGACACGGACACGTACTACGCCTTCCGGGATCTGGGCGTCGTCAAGCGGGTCCATGAAGAAATAGCGGCTGGCGGCTCGTTCCGCCGCGCCGTCCGGCTGCTGCTGGCCGAGCACGACGGTCAGCTCTCGCTCGACTTCGACACCGTGCATGGTGAGGCCCAGCCGGCGAAGGTCATCGCGCTGCCGCGCCGCGACACATTGGCCGCGCGCCCGTCGGCGGCGTCCGGCAAGCATCAGTCGGAGCGGGCGGCGCTGGCGGCCCGCTTCTTTCTGGAGGGCTCTGAACTCGACGAGCAGCCGGGCGACGGGCAGGAGCGGGCGCGCCTGGCGTACCAGAAGGCGCTGCTGCTTGATCCGTCGCTGGTTCCCGCGCTGGTCAACCTGGCGAACATCCACTATGCGCGTGACGAACTGGTGGAGGCCCAGGCGCTCTACGAGAGGGCTTTGAATCTGGACTCCGACTGTTTCGAGGCGGCGTTCAATCTGGGCAATATCCATCACGATCTCGGACGCTACGACGACGCCGTCGCCTGCTATACCGATGCCCTGCGCGCGAACGACAGCTATGCCGACGCCCACTTCTACCTGGCGGTCACGCTGGAGAAGACCGGCCGTTCAGCCGACGCGAAGCCGCACTGGCGCATCTACCAGGGACTTGCCCCGGACGGGGAGTGGGTCGATCTGGCCCGCGAGTTCAGCGAATAG
- a CDS encoding glucokinase, with protein sequence MVERCNRSIIKSSVFTLLAADVGGTKTVCGLFTDTGGGRPEPIAVAAVPTREHDSIDRLLARFLDRHGSGRTIDAAVLGVAGPVRDNASDLTNVPWRVEAAGIAERFGILRVRLLNDLVAMGHALPVLTPDELVTLQPGRPDPGGNAALIAPGTGLGETILHRVGGELIPVAAEPGHADFAARTEAEIELLRKLTARRGRASLEDVLCGPGLVNIHALTHGTDAYPVAGADDTHDDGDGLAALPRRITRSALAGRCSRCATTLDLFVGALGAEAGNLALRGMATAGVYLGGGIVPHILPALDSPVFLDPFRDKKPMAALMAAIPVHAIRTDHPAMVGAAVAAARLAAGRVV encoded by the coding sequence ATGGTGGAACGATGCAACCGTTCGATCATAAAGTCAAGCGTGTTCACGCTGCTCGCCGCCGACGTGGGCGGAACCAAGACGGTCTGCGGCCTCTTCACGGATACGGGTGGTGGACGACCCGAGCCCATCGCCGTCGCGGCGGTGCCGACCCGCGAGCACGACAGCATCGACAGGTTGCTGGCCCGCTTCCTGGACCGCCACGGCTCGGGCCGGACGATCGACGCCGCGGTGCTCGGGGTCGCCGGGCCGGTGCGCGACAACGCCTCGGATCTGACCAACGTCCCGTGGCGAGTCGAGGCCGCGGGCATCGCGGAGCGGTTCGGGATCCTGCGCGTGCGACTGCTGAATGACCTGGTGGCGATGGGCCACGCACTACCGGTCCTGACGCCGGACGAGCTCGTTACCCTGCAGCCAGGGCGTCCCGATCCGGGGGGCAACGCCGCCCTGATCGCACCCGGAACCGGGTTGGGAGAGACCATCCTGCACCGGGTCGGCGGGGAACTCATTCCGGTGGCGGCCGAGCCCGGCCACGCCGATTTCGCCGCGCGGACCGAGGCGGAAATCGAGTTGCTCCGAAAGTTGACCGCCCGCCGCGGCCGCGCCTCGCTCGAAGATGTCCTCTGCGGTCCCGGACTCGTCAACATCCACGCGCTGACCCACGGGACCGACGCCTATCCGGTTGCCGGCGCCGACGACACCCACGACGACGGCGACGGGCTCGCCGCGCTTCCGCGCCGCATCACCCGGTCGGCGCTCGCCGGGCGCTGTTCCCGATGCGCGACCACGCTCGACCTCTTCGTCGGCGCGCTCGGCGCCGAGGCTGGCAACCTGGCGCTCCGGGGAATGGCGACGGCGGGCGTCTACCTCGGTGGCGGTATCGTGCCTCATATTCTTCCAGCCCTCGACTCCCCCGTCTTTCTCGACCCGTTCCGCGACAAGAAACCCATGGCGGCGCTGATGGCGGCAATACCGGTTCATGCGATCAGGACCGACCACCCCGCCATGGTGGGCGCCGCCGTCGCCGCCGCGCGTCTGGCGGCAGGCCGGGTCGTCTGA
- a CDS encoding polysaccharide deacetylase family protein — protein sequence MFWLLMAIGAGLAALAHAAPFPFLLDARPTAPSLWSMPEGDDAPAVYLTFDDGPNPTATPDLLDVLAEFNARATFFIIDRHLNEDTAPLVRRMFEEGHAVGIHTDTRGWAFLSPDVLAQRLQAVAARIEQLTGGTPCRAFRPHAGFRSGWMYAGLERAGYSLVGWGWSLWDFNWYRRPDPAGLAARLARRVSGGDIIVMHDGHHRNPVAERGHTVDAVRLLIPKLRADGYTFGTIC from the coding sequence ATGTTCTGGCTGTTGATGGCAATCGGCGCCGGTCTGGCAGCGCTCGCTCATGCCGCGCCTTTTCCCTTCCTGCTCGACGCGCGCCCAACCGCACCCTCGCTCTGGAGCATGCCCGAAGGCGATGACGCGCCCGCGGTCTACCTGACGTTCGACGACGGCCCGAATCCGACCGCGACGCCCGACCTGCTCGACGTTCTCGCCGAGTTCAATGCCCGCGCGACCTTCTTCATCATCGATCGCCATCTGAACGAGGATACCGCGCCCCTCGTTCGGCGCATGTTCGAAGAGGGCCACGCGGTGGGTATTCACACGGATACGCGCGGTTGGGCGTTCCTGTCGCCGGACGTGCTCGCGCAGCGACTTCAGGCCGTGGCAGCTCGCATCGAGCAGCTCACCGGCGGAACGCCCTGTCGGGCGTTCCGCCCCCACGCCGGCTTCCGGAGCGGCTGGATGTATGCCGGCCTCGAGCGCGCAGGCTATTCCCTGGTCGGTTGGGGCTGGAGCCTCTGGGACTTCAACTGGTACCGCCGGCCGGACCCGGCGGGTCTGGCGGCGCGGCTTGCCCGCCGCGTCTCCGGCGGCGACATCATCGTGATGCATGATGGCCATCACCGAAACCCCGTGGCCGAACGCGGCCACACCGTGGACGCGGTCCGCCTGCTGATCCCGAAATTGCGCGCCGACGGTTACACGTTCGGGACGATCTGCTAG
- a CDS encoding protein-L-isoaspartate(D-aspartate) O-methyltransferase translates to MSERCQTGADCHQQPEHRRSPDRRRKQRFSRTLASVATVCATALTVPGCAAGPVQSAGGTASVSESAPQRQAGGPTDRLEERQQMVERQLRDRGISDEAVLSAMIAVPRHRFVPADLAASAYDDHPLPIGYEQTISQPYVVAFMTEAAGIRPDSRVLEIGTGSGYQAAVLAEIASRVHTIEIVTELAERSGALLAELGYDNIAVRTGDGYRGWPEEAPFDAIVVTAAPDHVPPALVEQLAVGARLVIPVGSFYQDILIVTKTETGTTTQSVLPVRFVPMTGEAQEGRR, encoded by the coding sequence ATGAGCGAGCGCTGCCAGACCGGCGCCGATTGCCATCAACAGCCAGAACATCGTCGATCTCCTGATCGTCGCCGAAAGCAGCGCTTCAGCCGAACCCTCGCTTCCGTCGCCACCGTCTGCGCCACCGCCCTCACCGTCCCCGGGTGCGCCGCCGGCCCGGTCCAGTCGGCCGGCGGAACTGCGAGCGTGTCCGAGTCGGCGCCCCAACGTCAAGCCGGCGGTCCGACCGACCGTCTCGAGGAGCGGCAGCAAATGGTGGAACGACAGCTCCGCGACCGCGGCATCTCTGACGAGGCAGTGCTCTCGGCGATGATCGCCGTGCCGAGACATCGCTTTGTCCCGGCGGACCTGGCGGCAAGCGCCTACGACGACCATCCGCTTCCCATCGGCTACGAGCAGACGATCTCACAGCCCTACGTCGTCGCGTTCATGACCGAGGCGGCGGGAATCCGGCCCGATAGCCGGGTCCTGGAGATCGGTACCGGCTCCGGTTACCAGGCGGCGGTTCTCGCCGAGATCGCGAGCCGCGTCCACACCATCGAGATCGTCACGGAACTGGCTGAACGGTCCGGCGCGCTACTGGCCGAGTTGGGCTACGACAACATCGCGGTGCGGACCGGAGACGGGTACCGGGGCTGGCCGGAAGAGGCGCCGTTCGACGCCATCGTCGTCACCGCCGCACCGGACCACGTGCCTCCGGCGCTCGTGGAGCAACTCGCCGTCGGCGCGCGACTGGTGATTCCCGTCGGCAGCTTCTACCAGGACATCCTGATCGTGACGAAGACCGAAACCGGGACGACGACCCAGTCGGTGCTGCCGGTCCGTTTTGTTCCGATGACGGGAGAAGCGCAGGAAGGGCGCCGGTAG
- a CDS encoding Mrp/NBP35 family ATP-binding protein — translation MTITDTAVLDALRAVTDPDLGRDIVSLGFVKNLTIDGGRVAFTIELTTPACPVKDQMQQQAREVVAALDGVADVAVEMTASVRSAAASPAQQQPIPGVRNIIAVGAGKGGVGKTTVAVNLAVGLARYGGRVGIIDADVYGPNVPIMLGVDAKLESDGRKIRPAEKHGIRLVSMGFLTTADAPIIWRGPMLHGVVRQFFQDVNWGELDYLVVDMPPGTGDVALSLSQTVPVTGAVVVTTPQTVSLADSRRAVGMYRKLNIPTLGIVENMSYYACPQCGDEADLFGRGGGERVAEELGVPFLGQIPIYAPIRVGSDTGAPIVSAEPDSPASRAFRRIAEQAAAQVSIASFREPVAAAPMA, via the coding sequence ATGACCATCACAGACACGGCAGTACTCGACGCGCTTCGGGCAGTGACCGATCCCGACCTGGGGCGCGACATCGTCAGCCTCGGCTTCGTCAAGAACCTGACGATCGACGGTGGCCGAGTCGCCTTCACGATCGAGCTGACCACTCCGGCCTGCCCCGTCAAGGATCAGATGCAGCAGCAGGCGCGCGAGGTGGTCGCAGCGCTGGACGGAGTAGCCGACGTTGCGGTCGAGATGACGGCGAGCGTTCGTTCCGCGGCGGCCTCCCCGGCGCAGCAGCAGCCGATCCCGGGTGTTCGCAACATCATTGCGGTGGGCGCGGGCAAGGGGGGAGTGGGCAAGACCACGGTAGCGGTCAACCTGGCGGTCGGCCTTGCGCGCTACGGCGGGCGGGTCGGCATCATCGACGCCGACGTTTACGGTCCCAACGTGCCGATCATGCTCGGCGTCGACGCGAAGCTCGAATCGGATGGGAGGAAGATCCGTCCGGCCGAGAAGCACGGCATCCGCCTCGTGTCGATGGGCTTCCTGACAACCGCCGACGCGCCGATCATCTGGCGGGGTCCAATGCTGCACGGCGTGGTTCGACAGTTCTTTCAGGACGTCAACTGGGGCGAGCTCGACTATCTGGTCGTCGACATGCCGCCGGGAACCGGTGATGTCGCACTAAGCCTGAGCCAGACGGTGCCGGTGACCGGCGCCGTCGTCGTGACCACGCCTCAGACGGTCTCGCTGGCGGACAGCCGGCGCGCCGTCGGGATGTACCGCAAGCTGAACATCCCGACGCTCGGCATCGTCGAGAACATGAGCTACTACGCCTGCCCCCAATGCGGCGACGAAGCGGATCTCTTCGGACGCGGGGGTGGCGAGCGAGTCGCGGAGGAGCTCGGCGTGCCCTTCCTGGGACAGATTCCGATCTATGCCCCGATCCGCGTCGGCAGCGACACCGGCGCCCCCATCGTGAGCGCCGAGCCGGATTCGCCGGCCAGCCGTGCGTTCCGCCGGATTGCCGAGCAGGCCGCCGCGCAGGTGTCCATCGCCAGTTTCAGGGAACCGGTGGCCGCCGCGCCGATGGCCTAG